The following are encoded in a window of Pongo abelii isolate AG06213 chromosome 16, NHGRI_mPonAbe1-v2.0_pri, whole genome shotgun sequence genomic DNA:
- the NOX5 gene encoding NADPH oxidase 5: MSAEEDARWLRWVTQQFKTIAGEDGEISLQEFKAALHVKESFFAERFFALFDSDRSGTITLQELQEALTLLIHGSPMDKLKFLFQVYDIDGSGSIDPDELRTVLQSCLRESAISLPDEKLDQLTLALFESADADGNGAITFEELRDELQRFPGVMENLTISAAHWLTAPAPRPRPRRPRQLTRAYWHNHRSQLFCLAAYAGLHVLLFALAASAHRDLGASVMVAKGCGQCLNFDCSFIAMLMLRRCLTWLRATWLAQVLPLDQNIQFHQLMGYVVVGLSLVHTVAHTVNFVLQAQAEASPFQFWELLLTTRPGIGWVHGSASPTGVALLLLLLLMFICSSSCVRRSGHFEVFYWTHLSYLLVWLLLIFHGPNFWKWLLVPGILFFLEKAIGLAVSRMAAVCIMEVNLLPSKVTHLLIKRPPFFHYRPGDYLYLNIPTIARYEWHPFTISSAPEQKDTIWLHIRSQGQWTNRLYESFKATDPLGRGSKRLSRSVTMRKSQRSSKGSEILLEKHKFCNIKCYIDGPYGTPTRRIFASEHAVLIGAGIGITPFASILQSIMYRHQKRKHTCPSCQHSWIEGVQDNMKLHKVDFIWINRDQRSFEWFVSLLTKLEMDQAEEAQYGRFLELHMYMTSALGKNDMKAIGLQMALDLLANKEKKDSITGLQTRTQPGRPDWSKVFQKVAAEKKGKVQVFFCGSPALAKVLKGHCEKFGFRFFQENF; encoded by the exons ATGAGTGCCGAGGAGGATGCCAGGTGGCTCCGGTGGGTGACTCAGCAGTTTAAGACCATTGCGGGAGAAGATGGGGAGATCAGCCTGCAAGAATTCAAAGCAGCTCTGCATGTAAAAGAG TCCTTCTTTGCAGAGCGATTCTTTGCTCTATTTGACTCCGATAGAAGTGGCACCATAACCCTCCAGGAGCTGCAGGAGGCACTGACCCTGCTCATCCACGGCAGCCCCATGGACAAACTCAAATTCCTCTTCCAGGTGTATGACATTGATG GCAGCGGCTCCATTGACCCGGATGAGCTGCGCACTGTGCTGCAGTCGTGTCTGCGCGAGAGCGCCATCTCGCTGCCCGATGAGAAGCTGGACCAGCTGACGCTGGCGCTGTTCGAATCGGCCGACGCGGACGGCAACGGGGCCATCACCTTCGAGGAGCTCCGGGACGAGCTGCAGCGCTTCCCCGGAGTCATGGAGAACCTGACCATCAG CGCTGCCCACTGGCTGACGGCCCCAGCCCCCCGCCCACGCCCGCGCCGGCCGCGCCAGCTGACCCGCGCCTACTGGCACAACCACCGCAGCCAGCTGTTCTGCCTGGCCGCCTACGCAGGCCTCCACGTGCTGCTCTTCGCGCTGGCGGCCAGCGCGCACCGGGACCTCGGCGCCAGCGTCATGGTGGCCAAGGGCTGCGGCCAGTGCCTCAACTTCGACTGCAGCTTCATCGCG ATGCTGATGCTCAGACGCTGCCTCACCTGGCTGCGGGCCACGTGGCTGGCTCAAGTCCTACCACTGGACCAGAACATACAGTTCCACCAGCTTATGGGCTACGTGGTGGTGGGGCTGTCCCTCGTGCACACCGTGGCCCACACTGTGAACTTTG TGCTCCAGGCTCAGGCGGAGGCCAGCCCTTTCCAGTTCTGGGAGCTGCTGCTCACCACGAGGCCTGGCATTGGCTGGGTACACGGTTCAGCCTCCCCAACAGGTGTcgctctgctgctgctgctcctcctcaTGTTCATCTGCTCCAGTTCCTGCGTCCGCAGGAGTGGCCACTTTGAG GTGTTCTATTGGACTCACCTGTCCTACCTCCTCGTGTGGCTTCTGCTCATCTTTCATGGGCCCAACTTCTGGAAGTGGCTGCTGGTTCCTGGAATCTTGTTTTTCCTGGAGAAGGCCATCGGACTGGCAGTGTCCCGCATGGCAGCCGTGTGCATCATGGAAGTCAACCTCCTCCCCTCCAAG GTCACTCATCTCCTCATCAAGCGGCCCCCtttttttcactatagacctgGTGACTACTTGTATCTGAACATCCCCACCATCGCTCGCTATGAGTGGCACCCCTTCACCATCAGCAGTGCTCCTGAGCAGAAAG ACACTATCTGGCTGCACATTCGGTCCCAAGGCCAGTGGACAAACAGGCTGTATGAGTCCTTCAAGGCAACAGACCCACTGGGCCGTGGTTCTAAGAGGCTGTCGAGGAGTGTGACAATGAGAAAGAGTCAAAGGTCATCCAAG GGCTCTGAGATACTTTTGGAGAAACACAAATTCTGTAACATCAAG TGCTACATCGATGGGCCTTATGGGACCCCCACCCGCAGGATCTTTGCCTCTGAGCACGCCGTGCTCATTGGGGCAGGCATCGGCATCACCCCCTTTGCTTCCATCCTGCAGAGTATCATGTACAG GCACCAGAAAAGAAAGCATACTTGCCCCAGCTGCCAGCACTCCTGGATCGAAGGTGTCCAAGACAACATGAAGCTCCATAAG GTGGACTTTATCTGGATCAACAGAGACCAGCGGTCTTTCGAGTGGTTTGTGAGCCTGCTGACTAAACTGGAGATGGACCAGGCTGAGGAGGCTCAATATG GCCGCTTCCTGGAGCTGCATATGTACATGACATCTGCACTGGGCAAGAATGACATGAAGGCCATTGGCCTGCAGATggcccttgacctcctggccaaCAAGGAGAAGAAAGACTCCATCACGGGGCTGCAGACGCGCACCCAGCCTGGGCGGCCTGACTGGAGCAAG GTGTTCCAGAAAGTGGCTGCTGAGAAGAAGGGCAAGGTGCAGGTCTTCTTCTGTGGCTCCCCAGCTCTGGCCAAGGTGCTGAAGGGCCATTGTGAGAAGTTCGGCTTCAGATTTTTCCAAGAGAATTTCTAG